In a genomic window of Fusobacterium sp.:
- a CDS encoding DUF1456 family protein encodes MINNDILRRVRYALNLKDSVMLEIFKSAGCIINHEELLNLLKKEDEEGFEKCNNKVLEAFLDGLIILKRGKLEPKSGEPVQAVKINKNNINNIILKKLKIALSFRSDDMLKIFKLAGLELSSSELSALFRKEDHKNYRECGDKYIRNFLKGLTIYYRG; translated from the coding sequence ATGATAAATAATGATATATTAAGAAGAGTTAGATATGCATTGAACTTAAAAGATTCTGTAATGCTGGAAATATTTAAATCAGCAGGTTGTATAATTAATCATGAAGAATTATTGAATCTATTAAAAAAAGAAGATGAAGAAGGATTTGAAAAGTGCAACAATAAAGTTCTAGAAGCATTTTTAGATGGACTTATTATTTTAAAAAGAGGTAAGCTGGAGCCAAAATCTGGTGAACCAGTTCAAGCAGTTAAAATAAACAAAAATAATATAAATAACATCATCCTCAAGAAATTAAAAATAGCTCTTTCATTTAGAAGTGATGATATGTTAAAAATATTTAAATTAGCAGGATTAGAATTATCATCTTCTGAGTTAAGTGCTCTTTTTAGAAAAGAAGATCATAAGAATTATAGAGAGTGTGGAGATAAATATATCAGAAACTTTTTAAAAGGACTGACTATTTATTATAGAGGTTAA
- a CDS encoding [FeFe] hydrogenase, group A — protein sequence MTSKNIILQSSFGSVFSTVEDIEEREGIDSGSRMVVVAGRVNNPGVIAIPENATLNDVIGLAGGIKNKKSFKAAQFGLPFGGFLTKKSLDRVIDFSLFPEGIDRNIIILSEEDCIVSFAKFYVEFLMSKIERSEYIEYTSVKNEIERIWRILDRISKGKANMRDIYLLRCLSETIKTELNQRHNLVLESIEEFYEEIEEHIEEHKCAAGQCIHLLKFRITEKCIGCTACARVCPVKCISGKIKERHVLDTSRCTHCGQCVAACPVGAIFEGDHTMKLLKDLATPNRIVVVQVAPAVRVAIGEAFGFEAGTNVEKKLVGALKKLGVNYVFDTTWAADITVMEEATEFQERLERFYKGDDTVRLPILTSCCPAWVKFIEQSYPDMLDVPSSVKSPMQIFSTIAKDIWAKEKGYVRERVSVVGIMPCLAKKYEASRPEFSRGDNYDTDYVISTRELIKIFKESGINLKDIEEKEFDNPLGEYSGAGIIFGRTGGVIEAATRSTIEMITGTHLDEIEFKELRGWEGFRTAELTIGHIELRIGIAHGLEEAAKMLDKIRTGEEFFHAIEIMACKGGCIGGGGQPKAVKKQETLEKRAEGLNAIDRGMKIRRSHENPYVKAIYDKYLDYPLSHKAHELLHTKYFPKIKNR from the coding sequence ATGACAAGCAAAAATATTATTCTCCAAAGTTCATTTGGATCAGTATTTTCTACAGTTGAAGATATTGAAGAGAGAGAAGGCATTGATAGTGGGAGCAGAATGGTGGTAGTTGCTGGTAGAGTAAATAATCCAGGAGTTATAGCAATACCAGAAAATGCAACTTTAAATGATGTAATTGGATTAGCAGGTGGAATTAAAAATAAAAAAAGTTTTAAAGCTGCTCAATTTGGATTGCCTTTTGGAGGATTTCTTACAAAAAAAAGCCTGGATAGAGTCATTGACTTTTCTCTATTTCCAGAAGGAATAGATAGAAATATCATTATTTTATCAGAAGAAGATTGCATTGTCTCATTTGCTAAATTTTATGTAGAATTTTTAATGAGTAAAATAGAGCGTAGTGAATATATAGAATATACATCAGTAAAAAATGAAATAGAAAGAATATGGAGAATATTGGATAGAATATCTAAAGGAAAAGCAAACATGAGAGATATCTATCTTCTTAGATGTTTATCTGAAACTATTAAGACAGAACTAAATCAAAGACATAATCTTGTTTTAGAAAGCATAGAAGAATTTTATGAAGAGATAGAAGAACATATAGAAGAACATAAATGTGCTGCAGGTCAATGTATTCATCTTTTAAAATTCAGAATAACTGAAAAATGTATAGGATGTACTGCATGTGCTAGAGTCTGTCCTGTAAAATGTATCAGTGGAAAAATAAAAGAAAGACATGTACTAGATACTAGTAGATGCACTCACTGTGGTCAATGTGTTGCTGCCTGCCCTGTAGGAGCAATATTTGAAGGAGATCATACAATGAAGCTTTTAAAAGACTTGGCTACACCAAATAGAATAGTTGTAGTGCAAGTAGCTCCAGCAGTAAGAGTAGCTATTGGGGAGGCATTTGGATTTGAAGCTGGAACAAATGTTGAAAAAAAACTGGTAGGTGCACTTAAAAAATTAGGTGTAAATTATGTATTCGATACAACTTGGGCTGCTGATATCACTGTAATGGAAGAGGCAACTGAATTTCAAGAAAGACTTGAAAGATTTTATAAAGGAGATGATACAGTAAGATTACCTATACTAACTTCTTGTTGTCCAGCATGGGTTAAATTTATTGAGCAAAGCTACCCCGATATGCTTGATGTTCCATCTTCTGTAAAATCACCAATGCAAATATTTTCTACTATAGCAAAAGATATCTGGGCAAAAGAGAAAGGATACGTAAGGGAAAGAGTATCAGTAGTTGGAATAATGCCATGTCTTGCTAAAAAGTATGAAGCCTCAAGACCTGAATTCTCAAGAGGGGACAACTATGATACTGACTATGTTATTTCTACAAGAGAACTTATAAAAATATTTAAAGAATCTGGGATCAATCTTAAGGATATAGAAGAAAAAGAATTTGATAACCCATTAGGAGAATATTCAGGGGCAGGAATAATTTTTGGAAGAACAGGAGGAGTCATTGAAGCTGCAACAAGAAGTACTATAGAAATGATAACAGGAACTCATCTTGATGAAATAGAATTTAAAGAATTAAGAGGTTGGGAAGGGTTTAGAACAGCTGAACTTACTATAGGACATATAGAACTTAGAATAGGTATTGCTCATGGATTAGAAGAAGCTGCAAAAATGCTTGATAAAATAAGAACAGGAGAAGAATTTTTCCATGCTATTGAGATTATGGCATGCAAAGGGGGATGCATTGGTGGTGGAGGACAGCCAAAAGCTGTTAAAAAACAAGAAACACTTGAAAAAAGAGCAGAAGGACTTAATGCTATAGATAGAGGAATGAAAATTAGGAGATCTCATGAGAATCCATATGTAAAAGCAATATATGATAAATATTTAGATTATCCATTAAGCCATAAAGCTCATGAACTTTTACATACTAAATATTTTCCAAAAATAAAAAATAGATAA